The following is a genomic window from Paenibacillus thiaminolyticus.
TGAAAAGTTTCAAACACGATGGCCATTTGCACCGGATGTGGCTGGAGAACTGGATCGTTCCCTCCTCGCTCGTGCATCCCGAGCATGCTGCTGAAGGAATGTTCGTGCTGATTAACAGCCAGACACCGATCAGGGAAGCGGACGGGAAGCAATGGAACAGCAAAATTCCTGCCGTTACGTTCCTCATTCCGAAGCAGTGGTTCAATGTGGTGGCGCTGATTGAGGATCACGGCATTCGCTACTACTGCAATATTGCCTCGCCGCCATATCGCACGGACAACATTTTCACCTATATCGATTACGATCTGGACGTCATTCAGATGCCCGGCGGCCAGGTGAATGTGGTGGACCAGGACGAGTATGAACAGAACCGGCATGTGTACCACTATCCTGATCTGGTGGAGCGCAAGATTAGCGCCGGCCTGGACGCGG
Proteins encoded in this region:
- a CDS encoding DUF402 domain-containing protein codes for the protein MERYEKALVKSFKHDGHLHRMWLENWIVPSSLVHPEHAAEGMFVLINSQTPIREADGKQWNSKIPAVTFLIPKQWFNVVALIEDHGIRYYCNIASPPYRTDNIFTYIDYDLDVIQMPGGQVNVVDQDEYEQNRHVYHYPDLVERKISAGLDAVLERIRHRRPPFWDDEVRRYYEDWKQAIQPE